Genomic segment of Canis aureus isolate CA01 chromosome 16, VMU_Caureus_v.1.0, whole genome shotgun sequence:
CAGGGGCCCAGGTCCTCATTCTGTTTACAGAAAGGAGTCTTGGGTATAATGGGTGAAGGAAAGGTAACAAAAAACACTAAAAGCTACTACTATCCATGAAAGTGACTTGCAGAAAAAGAAGACTCAACCCTCATCCAGAAGGGGAAGGATAGTAAACTAGTATTATTTAACCTGGTTGGTATTTATAATGAATGGTGATGTTAATTAATCATTAGTCATCATGATGTTTATTTACAGTATACTTCTTGATCGCTATTAAATAAACCAAGATTCAGACTGCAAGCCAACCAggctgttcatttatttaaaacgTTTTTATCCGGGCTTCTGGATAGAGGCTGAGCGGCAGGGTGTGTGTAATTAATTGGGTTGATTTCGGGCGGGACCTGCTCTGACCTCCTGAGTCGTATTGTAGGGGTCCAGGAGGACCCTAAGGTCCAGTCGTCCGTCCGGTTGTACTTGTACCTAACCGCTTCGAGAATGGTGAAATAAAAGTTCTTCGAAAGTCCTACCTGGACGGGCTGGTGCTTGCGAAAGTGGCGTCCGGAACCCGGGCGGTCTTGGAAGAGATGAGCTCTTCTCCGGCCAATGTAACGGGAGGGGGCGGGTCACTGGGAGGGGGCGGGTCCGGAGAAGCTGGGGCGGAGCCTCCCTAGACGGAGTCAAAGCTTGGGGCGAGCTTCTTGCCTCCCGCACTTTCGATTCTGCTTGCAGCCGTAGACGTCCTGCTGACCGCCCGGGGGTGGGGTAAGGCTTCTCagatcttcctttctttccctttgggaGGCAAGGGTCGAGGGACCTTCATTGCCTCCTAGTCTTACGCAGGCATTCGCGGGTTAACAGGCTCCACCAACGGCCTCGGGTTGCCTGGAGTTGAAATTCTTCAATGAAATCGAGCTTCTGTGGCTGCTCCTCCACTCGGGACCCTGGCCGAGCCCAGGAGTAAGGGCTGAAAGCAGCTTAGCCTTCTGGGGAGGCCGAGGTAGCTGCTCCCCACTCTCTCCAAAGCTGTGTATTCGCTCCCCCCAGGACTCTGCTGAAGGGGGCCGGTAGCCTGGCCAGCCCCAGTCCATGGCCCTTTGTTGGCCCTGCCCAACAAGCCCTTCTCCCCAAAGACATTTCAGAAGGCTCACTCTTGGCTGACCAGTGCCCTGGATCCCCAGACCTGAATCAGGTGAGACTCTTAATTTTGACCCAGTAAGGTCTGAGTACGGCTCACCTTGGACTCACCTTGCCTACTCATTCTGCCACCACTCCTGAGCCTTTGAAGAAgaatctggaatttttttttttttttagcctttacCATTCCTTAATGAAGAATAGACCCTGACCATTGCTCCCATCCTTCCCCAAGCATTCTTTCCTTCCCCacagaaagcagagaaagaggtTTCTCTGCTCCCTTTTAGGGCTATTTTAAGGTTTTTAGGCACACCTGTGGCCAGCCTAGCTGCCTTTCCCCTGTTTCAAAGAATCCCTGCTTCCTTATTAAGCCAGCACCTGCCCAGAGGCTCAGGaatggaagctttccttccaCTCCCAGGCTGGAAGATCGCAGGCATTTCTGCTTGGGTGTCCTAGACACCTCTTCAGAGTCCTCTTGTTGCAGAGGGTGAAGAGACTGGACTGCTGCCTCCCCCACCTCGCGCCAGCACTATCCACTTCCTTCCCTTGAAGCAAGTGACAGCTCAGCAACTTTCCCAGAACAAAAACAAGTGTTCTGCCATTCACTTCTGGAAGTCCCTTCTAGTGAAAtaacttctgcttttcttttctcttccctcttgcAGGCAGTTTGAGCTCCCCTGCAGTAATGAAAAACATGCTGAGATttctgatcccagagtcccataTAACTGCTCAGTTTTTCGTATCCTAGCTTCCTTGGGTGGGAGCTTGCTGAAATCGGGGTGGCACTCCTTGCCAATCTTGAGAACCCCAAACCAAAGTAACATCCGGTGTCTGTGCTAACAAGCTTAGCACcaaattctgttcttttctcattAGCGAAAACCCCCTGAATGATGGGTGAGACGTTCTCCCACTTGGGCTCTCGGGAGGAGAACAAGTCCATCCTGCCCCGAAGCCCAGCCACTGGCAGCAAGGCTGCCTGCTACTCCAGCACGCGAAGCAGCAAGTCTTTTTGTTTTCCCGTGCCTTGTGAAGGGGCTGCCAGTGCCAGCTTTGTGACTTGTCCCACCTGCCAGGGCAGCGGGGAGATCCCTCAAGGTGAGTGGCCCAAGGCTTTAGAGATAGCCTGGAATCCAGAAAAAGCTCTTAGCAGCCAGCTGGTCAGGCCCGTCTGAGCCTCCTTGAATGGGGTTGGGTCTCCCAGTTCTGGGTCCATCCCCCCCCTCCAGGTCGGCCAgcaaaatgttaacttttaatCTGCCCTCGCTGCAGAGACAcctgccccctgctgcccctcctgccctaGTTGTTCTTCCCAGCCCAAGGGGTCTCCAGCCTTCCTGCTCCCTGGGTCTTAGGATTCAGGAAGTTACAAATGACCTCTCCAAAGTCTCATTTGCTGGTGCATTCCGGAAATTCACACCTGTTAATGAAAAATCTCACCTCTATCTTAGAGCTGACAGAGTGGAGTTGCCATCTCTGTCCAAGGTCTCCAGTCCTGCCCTGGGGCAGAGGTGGCACGCTTCTGACTCTGTGGAGTGGAGGGGTCCTTCTGGATAGCTGGCACAGCAAACAGTCCTCATGCATACTTACTTCTTGGCCCTCTCACCTTCTTTCTCTCTACAGAGCTAGAGAAGCAACTAGTGGCTCTCATCCCCTATGGGGACCAGAGGCTGAAGCCCAGGCACACGTAAGCCCTTCTTTTCACCTGAGCTCCACAGGGGCTGTACTCAttgtctctccctttctgcctccccacccccattcccaaTTCTTCTCCATTGGAAGCCTCCCTGAGTTCGGATATACTAGATCATTTCCGGGGTTTTTTCCTGGTTTAAGAAGTTTGGGGCATAGCAGATGCCACCTGAGGGCACTTGGGTGTCCTCCTGAGCTTTGGTGCTTCCAAGAAGCGTGGCTCCCTTGTGAAAACGGAGAGGATCCCTTGACTCTGCAAGTACTttcaggagggagggagtggcCTTGGCTGTAGTTCATTTGGGGAAGTTATTTTTCCTGCGAGCTTCTCTCTGTTGTGGCAGTTCAGACCTGCTTGTTCTCTTCCCAGTTGAGATGGAAAACTAGCTGCTCCCTCTTCTGAGATACTTCAGAACCTCAAAGGCAGCCCTGGGGTTTcactggagggagaggcaggtcaTGACCCTGTTTGTGCCACCACCCTGCCCTCCCTGACCACTGAACCAGCATCTGAAACTGCCAGTGCCCCGCATAAGATACTAACAAGGTGTTGCCTCACCTTAATGCAGATTCCAGTTTTGAATTAGAAGGACAGACGATGTCCtgagtattaattttaaaattcagaactcTCAAGTTCATGTGGACATGTCTTCCAGTGATAATAGCTGGCATTTGTTGAGCTTTTGTTATGTGCCCAGAAGCTGGCTTTAGTGCTTTTTCTTGCCTTAGTCCATAACACATTCTGTGAGGTAGGTCCAgttctctccattttacagacaaggaaactgaggcctaaagAGGTTAAGTGGGTTGCTCAGAGAAATGGTCCAGTGGGTAAAGAGAGGTGGGATGGAAGCCAGGCTGCTTGCCTCAGTCCTGAGCTCTGACTCACTTGGGGCTGCATCTGAACCTGGGCTGGTCGTCCACATCTGGGGAAGTAAATGTGCAGTCACAAGGGGCTTGCGCAGGGGAGAGCCTTGTGTAGGGACTGGAGTGTCCATCTCTGCCCACATTTCCGTGGTACTCAGACTTCTGCACTGCTCGACCCCGGGGCCTGCTTTCCCACAGGAAGCTCTTCGTGTTCCTGGCAGTGCTCATCTGCCTTGTGACCTCCTCCCTCATCGTCTTTTTCCTGTTCCCCCGGTCCATCGCCGTGCAGCCTGCAGGCCTCAACTCCTCCACAGTGGCCTTTGACGATACTGATATCCACCTCAACATAACGGTGGGTGGATGCCCACACCCCTGAGCTCCATGCTGCCTTGCCGGCAACTCCTCTTTGCCCTTGTCCAGTGTTGCAGTCCTGGACATAGGTAGCCAGAGATCTTATGGCACCCAGAGGGTATAAAAGCCTGGGGAGAAGCAAGGAGACACCACGGGCCGCGTAACAGATTGTGCAGGATGAGGATGGTACACAATGAAGGGTCAGAATCGGGGGTGTAGGGGGAGAGAAAACGCAGGTGTGGGAGGCAGGGCATGTCTGAGACTCCCTGGGTGGGCAAAACCGAACAGAGGCGCCTCACAGGATGAGACTGGATCCTGTGCCAGCTTATTGTCTCCTCCAAGGGACTCCTGGCACTGGGCTTCAGCAGCTGAGACCCACAGTGGGAGTGGGGCTCAGTCAGGccgggcccggggggggggggggggcggcgggaggcAGGCGTTTGGGAAACTACTTCTTTTCAAGGATGGTGATCCTTCCCACTTTCCTTTCCCTTGTCTTCCTCCTCAGAATATCTTAAACATCTCCAATAGCAACTACTACCCCATCACTGTGACTCAGCTGACCATCGAGGTTCTACACCTGTCCCTTGTGGTAGGGCAGGTCTCCAACAGCCTCCTTCTCCACATCAGCCCTTTGGCTAGTGAACAGGTGATTCCCTTTCCATGTGCTTGAACATGGGTGGTGGTCGGAAGGGGCGGCTGGGGCTGAGGCTCACCCTGTGCTCATTTGGTTGACAGATATTTTATGCAGTGACCAACAAGATCAAGGATGAAAATACATAGTAAGTATACCTTGATCTCTTCTCTCTTAGCCTCTTTCCTGTTTGGAAACCCAGTCTTCATCCCTACTAGACTTCCTGACTGCTTAACAAACCCTGCAGCCAGCATTTGGCCTCCACTCTTGTGGCCAAGACTGCAATGTGCAAGGAATTCAGGGTCCTCCACCTGTTTGGACTTAGGTTGGAATGAAAACAGGCCAGAATTTGGTTAATTCTTACAATATGTGACCTCAGGCTCTTAAGCCTGAATCCCTGAGAAAATGAATGTCTTGTTTTCTGTTGAGGGGGAGGGGCTAGTACACACCTGGGCCAAGCCTGTGGGGCTTGGAGAAATGCAATTGCAGCAAGGGTGACATGCTCaccttaggcagagggagaaagagtgggaGTGGCATTTGGGGGCCCTGATGGGAAAGAGCCCAGGAGACGACACTGGGGCCTGCAAGGCTGCCAGGCTGCTCAGTGTGAAACGCGGTCccgtgttctttctctctcagcaaAATCTGTTCCTGGATGAAAATCAAAGTCCACCATGTGCTTTTGCACATCCAGTAAGTAGGGCTTCGAGCCCAGGGGTCCACTCTCCCACTTCTCATCCCAGTCTCCCCTCTACCTTGTGGGAGGAGTCATTCAAAGCTAACTCCATTGATCTTTGTGGCTCTTGGGAGTAGCAGGTCCAGCCCTGCACTAGATCCCACCTTGCTTATAAGTCACAGAGCTGTCTTGATCACAGGTGGGACAGCTGTCCCAGGCACCTTGGTAGAGTAGGGAGTGGAAGGAAGAGCGTGGAGTGTTTGAGGGAGCCCACCCTCCCCAGACAGCAGAGCAGGGCCAgagcttccctcttcctcccagacAGAGCAACAAAGCCTGTTTCCTCTCCAGGGGCACCCTGACCTGTTCCTACCTGAGCCATTCAGAGCAGCTAGTCTTCCAGAGTTATGAATATGTGGACTGCCGGGGGAACTCATCGGTGCCCCACTTGCTGCTGGCCCCTCACCCACCATGACCTGTCTACTGTTCCCAAACTCCAGGCCCCTGCCAGCCTGGACTGTATATCCCAGTGCCCAAGGAAGAATTACACAAATTACAGTGACTTTGCCAAAGGAAAAGCCCTGCTTTGTTTTACCTCACCCAACCACACACCCCCTCAGCACAGGGAGTCCTACGTGGAAGTTAACttgacacacacatgcacgcacacatgctATTCACATCCTCTGATTTCCACAGGAAAAGAAGTCTGGTTCTCCTAGCAGCCAGCACCAGGCTTTTGGAAAGTCTGACCTGATATGTATCCAGAGCTGCCTTAGATTTCCCAGAGTGGTCCCTGCCCTCTGTGTACTGAGCACTTTAGTTGCCTAGTGCCTCCAGGGCTGGCCTTCCTGCCCTTCTTGCCTGAAGGGgagaaatctttaattttatctCACTTTTAAAACATGGATCTTTTTCAAGTTCTCCACCCAGGGATGGGAAAGTGACTTGAGGGACATCCATGCTGCCTCGTGCCTTCCTGCTTTTGTCATGTGACAAAGTGATGGTGATGATCTGCTTTTGTCCTGGTAACTTGTGCCCTGACAGCAAGATTGGCAAAGCCCTTTGGCTCTGCATCTTCCCTGGTCAAAGACTGTTCCAGTTTCTAGGAAGACAGAGCTGTTCTCTGGCTAAAGCTTCTCTCCAACAAAGTTCTTTTATTCTGGTCACAGCAGAAGCAGAAGTAGTaagggaggagaggagacacCTCTCCTATACAGGGAGGCACCCTCCACCTATACAGGAAAAACTGAGATGAAGCCAGAGTCATTTGGAAAGAAGTTTATTGAAGTTAGGTTTCTGGCTGGTGGTGAGCTCCCACCCCTGAGCCCATGTGAGTGGACACTGGTAGGTCAAACGGTGGTGCCAGCTGCTCCTCCATGATAGCCTGCAGAGGGGGAACTGTCAGGACTTGGCCAAGCTGCTGGGCTCTACAGCATCCCTGGCTTAGTTCCAGGGCCCATCTTCTTCCAGAGGCGTCTGCTTTCCTTCGGGTGTTGACAGGATGAAACTGCACTTGAGTAGGGACTGGTCTCAacctctcctctctgctgtcACTCAGATGAAGCAAAGTCCCAGATGATGGAGGGTCCCACTGGGCTCCAGATGGAGGCGGTTGGTTGTATTGCTGAGCAGGAACTGAAGGTGGCTGTGGTTTTCCTTGGGCTGGGAGATGAACTTAGGTGGTGGGGAAAGCTGAGTGCCATTTTGGATGGATGGAGAGGAGGCAGTGGTGACAGCACCTGGCTAGCTGGCTGAGCagacaggaagaaggaggaaggaggctgTCCCGTCCTGTGTCCCCGCTTTCATGCCGGAGTGAGTAGAGTCAAGAAGGTGCTGGCAGGAGCACCAAGTCCAAAAAGGCCAGGCTGGAGTTTCTGCTGTGTGTAGGTTGCCAAATGTAAAGGATATCTATTGTATTCAataaactatactttaaaaaaataaaaataaaaaaataaactatacttaacaatgttaaaaaataaagtcgggatccctgggtggcgcagtggtttagcgcctgcctttggcccagggtgcgatcctggagacccgggatcgagtcccgcgtcgggcttccggtgcatggagcctgcttctccctctgcctgtgtctctgcctctctctctcactgtgtgcctatcataaataaaaattaaaaaaaaatacactgtcagtgggaatgtgAGATGGTGCAGCCACTGAGGGGAAACACtatgtctcaaaaaaaataaataaataaataaataaaaattaaaaaaatgtctccTGTGAGTGGGAGGAGAGCTGGAAGACACTCCCAGCCTGTTTCTGAGCTTCCGAGTGAGTGCCAAGCTCTTTCCCAGGCCCTATGCCCCTCTGCTAACCTGTCCAGCTCTTTTTGCTTCTGAGAGCTTGCTCCCAGGAGCTGGCACTCTCCCTTTCTCATTGTGTATCTCTGAAGCCCTCTCCTGGCTTTAATATTCCTGGTCCTCAGGAAGCACTCCATACAAGGGCCCTGGTCCCTGGCAGTTGGTGTGGGGGCAGTCTGTGTGGGCTTTGATGAAGGGCCCAGGCATCACCTGTCTAGCCCCAGGTGCAAAGGGGGGCAGGCTGT
This window contains:
- the TMEM106A gene encoding transmembrane protein 106A isoform X2 codes for the protein MMGETFSHLGSREENKSILPRSPATGSKAACYSSTRSSKSFCFPVPCEGAASASFVTCPTCQGSGEIPQELEKQLVALIPYGDQRLKPRHTKLFVFLAVLICLVTSSLIVFFLFPRSIAVQPAGLNSSTVAFDDTDIHLNITNILNISNSNYYPITVTQLTIEVLHLSLVVGQVSNSLLLHISPLASEQIFYAVTNKIKDENTYKICSWMKIKVHHVLLHIQGTLTCSYLSHSEQLVFQSYEYVDCRGNSSVPHLLLAPHPP
- the TMEM106A gene encoding transmembrane protein 106A isoform X1; this encodes MMGETFSHLGSREENKSILPRSPATGSKAACYSSTRSSKSFCFPVPCEGAASASFVTCPTCQGSGEIPQELEKQLVALIPYGDQRLKPRHTKLFVFLAVLICLVTSSLIVFFLFPRSIAVQPAGLNSSTVAFDDTDIHLNITNILNISNSNYYPITVTQLTIEVLHLSLVVGQVSNSLLLHISPLASEQIFYAVTNKIKDENTYKICSWMKIKVHHVLLHIQRKSHFILSLPSLLEWIRRGSHLEWRCSEVKEGADEAEMQSLLGRGDPET
- the TMEM106A gene encoding transmembrane protein 106A isoform X3 gives rise to the protein MMGETFSHLGSREENKSILPRSPATGSKAACYSSTRSSKSFCFPVPCEGAASASFVTCPTCQGSGEIPQELEKQLVALIPYGDQRLKPRHTKLFVFLAVLICLVTSSLIVFFLFPRSIAVQPAGLNSSTVAFDDTDIHLNITNILNISNSNYYPITVTQLTIEVLHLSLVVGQVSNSLLLHISPLASEQIFYAVTNKIKDENTYKICSWMKIKVHHVLLHIQRKSHFILSLPSLLEWIRRGSHLEWRCSEVKEG